In Corynebacterium guangdongense, one DNA window encodes the following:
- a CDS encoding CBU_0592 family membrane protein has protein sequence MSAMVIFGLIASAVLLLAFAMLNLGKWTTDDYPYQILNFLGAGFLAASAANPFNAGVFFTEIIWSALGLYGVVKIWRARRQAPVTVPDRAPATV, from the coding sequence ATGTCTGCCATGGTTATTTTCGGTCTCATCGCTTCCGCCGTACTGCTCCTCGCCTTCGCCATGCTCAACCTCGGCAAGTGGACGACAGACGACTATCCATACCAGATCCTCAACTTCCTCGGGGCGGGCTTCCTCGCCGCCTCCGCCGCGAATCCTTTCAACGCCGGCGTCTTCTTCACCGAGATCATCTGGTCCGCACTAGGTCTCTACGGCGTCGTCAAGATCTGGCGCGCGCGTCGTCAGGCCCCCGTCACGGTCCCCGACCGGGCCCCGGCCACCGTCTAA
- a CDS encoding molybdopterin-dependent oxidoreductase → MDSALLMEYPWWLRVEHFVNIIFISLFIRSGIEILGTYPKLHRSIHTPLGGAWAQFTVQEKRKRKYFPVSGEYDDYHPAISLPGHGDLGQGRYWHFISVVLWVTLMFGYWVLLLVTGQWRRYWPEDLSVFGQAWNDLVSYMAFVVPPAMEGYPFNAIQQLSYGFVVLILPLWMMVTGAFQSPAINNHFPRISKAMGGRQVIRTLHFWGLMAYLIFVVIHVAMVVLHGWGAETAKMVFGDEGNPVVAGIIYIVGLLFIVWINVWATKTSTNNPKLIERVQNALVRPLTRTLRKLPSRQFDSRQEVTPWGEHRSSGMPPSSEEYAALVCNDYEEDFVLEIGGFVERPMRLTLADLAEISQGHAQTTVHHCVQGFSSVGRWNGVKLSDLIELAKPLDGWSDVNVLSFQNMTRDDDLYSGSYYYETMPREEALQPQTLIAIGYDGRELPMKSGAPCRLRLETSTGFRSAKWIERIEITNRFDIIGNGMGGFFEDTDSYDRLQMI, encoded by the coding sequence ATGGATTCCGCACTGCTCATGGAGTACCCCTGGTGGCTCCGCGTCGAGCACTTCGTCAACATCATCTTCATCTCGTTGTTCATCCGCTCAGGCATTGAAATCCTGGGCACCTACCCCAAGCTGCACCGCTCGATCCACACTCCGCTGGGCGGGGCCTGGGCACAGTTCACCGTCCAGGAGAAACGCAAGCGCAAGTACTTCCCGGTCTCCGGAGAGTACGACGACTACCACCCGGCCATCTCATTGCCCGGTCACGGTGACCTGGGCCAGGGCCGCTACTGGCACTTCATCTCGGTGGTCCTGTGGGTCACCCTGATGTTCGGGTACTGGGTGCTGCTGCTGGTGACCGGACAGTGGCGCCGCTACTGGCCGGAGGATCTCTCCGTCTTCGGCCAGGCGTGGAACGACCTGGTCAGCTACATGGCCTTCGTCGTCCCGCCGGCCATGGAGGGCTACCCCTTCAACGCCATCCAGCAGCTCTCCTACGGATTTGTCGTCCTCATCCTCCCGCTGTGGATGATGGTCACCGGCGCCTTCCAGTCGCCGGCGATCAACAACCACTTCCCGCGCATCTCCAAGGCGATGGGCGGGCGCCAGGTCATTCGTACCCTGCACTTCTGGGGCCTCATGGCCTACTTGATCTTCGTGGTCATCCACGTCGCCATGGTGGTTCTCCACGGCTGGGGAGCGGAGACCGCGAAGATGGTCTTCGGCGATGAGGGCAACCCCGTCGTCGCGGGCATCATCTACATCGTCGGCCTGCTGTTCATCGTCTGGATCAACGTCTGGGCCACCAAGACCTCGACCAACAACCCGAAACTGATCGAGCGCGTCCAGAACGCGCTCGTGCGTCCGTTGACCCGCACGCTGCGTAAGCTGCCGTCGCGGCAGTTCGACTCCAGGCAGGAGGTCACCCCGTGGGGTGAGCACCGTTCCTCCGGCATGCCGCCGTCGAGCGAGGAGTACGCCGCACTGGTCTGCAACGACTACGAGGAGGACTTCGTGTTGGAGATCGGCGGGTTCGTCGAACGCCCCATGCGCCTGACGCTGGCGGACCTGGCGGAGATCTCCCAGGGCCACGCCCAGACCACGGTGCACCACTGCGTGCAGGGATTCAGCTCCGTCGGCCGCTGGAACGGCGTCAAGCTCTCCGACCTCATTGAGCTGGCCAAGCCGCTGGACGGCTGGTCCGACGTCAACGTCCTTTCCTTCCAGAACATGACGCGCGACGACGACCTCTACTCCGGCTCCTACTACTACGAGACGATGCCCAGGGAGGAAGCGCTGCAACCACAGACGCTCATCGCCATCGGTTACGACGGCCGCGAGCTGCCCATGAAGTCCGGTGCCCCGTGCCGCCTGAGGCTGGAAACCTCCACCGGATTCCGCTCGGCCAAGTGGATCGAGCGCATTGAGATTACCAACCGTTTCGACATCATAGGCAACGGCATGGGCGGGTTCTTCGAGGACACCGACTCCTATGACCGCCTGCAGATGATCTAA
- a CDS encoding homoserine dehydrogenase, which yields MTATAQTSFNPGKGVGQPVGVAVLGMGTVGTEVIRLMQEYSDEFAARIGGPLELKGVSVSDLEKPRPGVDRELLTDDAMSLVQRDDVDIVVEVIGGIDFPRRVVLAALKAGKSVVTANKALVAAHADELAAAADEAGVDLYFEAAVAAAIPVVGMLRRSLAGDQIQRISGIVNGTTNFILDAMESTGATYEDALAEATRLGYAEADPTADVEGHDAASKAAILASLGFHTRVTFGDVYCEGITKITAADIEAARKAGYTIKLLAICEKIEVDGETKVNARVHPTLIPSEHPLASVKESYNAIYVDAEAAGSLMFYGNGAGGAPTASAVLGDLVGAARNKVHGGRAPGENTYANLPIADFGEAITRYHIDMTVVDRAGVLAELAQKFADAGISLRTLRQEEGERHNYARLVVVTHSAREADLQKMVEELEALDDVQRIDSVIRLDS from the coding sequence ATGACCGCCACCGCGCAGACCTCGTTCAACCCGGGAAAGGGAGTCGGCCAGCCGGTCGGCGTCGCCGTTCTCGGCATGGGTACCGTCGGTACTGAGGTCATTCGACTCATGCAGGAGTACAGCGACGAATTCGCGGCCCGCATTGGCGGCCCCCTGGAGCTGAAGGGCGTGTCCGTCTCCGACCTGGAGAAGCCGCGCCCGGGCGTGGACCGCGAGCTGCTGACCGATGACGCCATGAGCCTCGTGCAGCGCGACGACGTCGACATCGTCGTCGAGGTCATCGGCGGCATCGACTTCCCGCGCCGCGTCGTCCTGGCCGCGCTGAAGGCCGGCAAATCCGTCGTCACCGCCAACAAGGCCCTCGTCGCCGCCCACGCCGACGAGCTGGCCGCCGCCGCCGACGAGGCGGGCGTCGACCTCTACTTCGAGGCCGCGGTCGCCGCCGCCATCCCGGTCGTCGGCATGCTCCGCCGTTCCCTGGCAGGTGACCAGATCCAGCGCATCTCCGGCATCGTCAACGGCACCACCAACTTCATCCTCGACGCCATGGAGTCCACCGGCGCCACCTACGAGGACGCCCTGGCCGAGGCCACCCGCCTGGGTTACGCCGAGGCTGACCCGACCGCCGACGTCGAGGGCCACGACGCCGCCTCCAAGGCCGCCATCCTCGCGTCCCTGGGCTTCCACACGCGCGTGACCTTCGGTGACGTCTACTGCGAGGGCATCACCAAGATCACCGCCGCCGACATCGAGGCCGCCCGCAAGGCCGGCTACACCATCAAGCTGCTGGCCATCTGCGAGAAGATCGAGGTGGACGGCGAGACCAAGGTCAATGCCCGGGTCCACCCGACCCTCATCCCGTCCGAGCACCCGCTCGCCTCGGTGAAGGAGTCCTACAACGCCATCTACGTCGACGCGGAGGCGGCGGGTTCCCTGATGTTCTACGGCAACGGCGCCGGCGGCGCCCCCACCGCTTCCGCGGTTCTCGGCGACCTCGTCGGCGCGGCCCGCAACAAGGTCCACGGCGGTCGCGCCCCGGGCGAGAACACCTACGCCAACCTGCCGATCGCCGATTTCGGCGAGGCCATCACCCGCTACCACATTGACATGACCGTCGTGGACCGGGCGGGCGTGCTGGCCGAGCTGGCCCAGAAGTTCGCCGACGCCGGCATCTCCCTGCGCACCCTGCGCCAGGAGGAGGGCGAGCGCCACAACTACGCCCGCCTCGTCGTCGTCACCCACTCCGCCCGTGAGGCCGACCTGCAGAAGATGGTCGAGGAGCTGGAGGCGCTCGACGACGTCCAGCGCATCGACAGCGTCATCCGCCTCGACAGCTAA
- the thrB gene encoding homoserine kinase — translation MSIELIPGTVAKVRVPASSANLGPGFDTLGLAVALYDTVEVEVTSSGLEVVVFGEGEEDLPRDSSHLVVKAINSGLRAADVTAPGLRVTCHNTIPQSRGLGSSAAAAVAGVAAANALAGDVLSTEEIVQLSSAFEGHPDNAAASVLGDAVVSWTEIPVDGKSQPTYRAVGLKVHEDIRATALVPKFHASTQAVRKVLPEQVTHMDARFNVSRAAVMVVALQNHPELLREGTRDRLHQPYRADVLPVTAEWVNKLRNRGYAAYLSGAGPTVMILSTEKVDAKILDEARADGLGVYELEIAGPLKVTTEQV, via the coding sequence ATGAGCATTGAACTGATCCCCGGCACCGTCGCCAAGGTGCGCGTGCCCGCCTCCTCGGCAAACCTCGGGCCGGGTTTCGACACCCTGGGCCTGGCCGTGGCCCTCTATGACACCGTCGAGGTCGAGGTCACCTCCTCCGGCCTGGAGGTCGTGGTCTTCGGCGAAGGCGAGGAGGACCTGCCGCGCGACTCCTCCCACCTGGTGGTCAAGGCCATCAACTCGGGCCTGCGTGCCGCCGACGTCACCGCCCCGGGCCTGCGCGTGACCTGCCACAACACCATCCCGCAGTCCCGCGGCCTGGGCTCCTCCGCCGCGGCCGCCGTCGCCGGCGTCGCCGCCGCGAACGCGCTGGCCGGTGACGTGCTCTCCACCGAGGAGATCGTCCAGCTGTCCTCGGCCTTCGAAGGCCACCCCGACAACGCCGCCGCCAGCGTCCTCGGCGACGCCGTCGTGTCCTGGACCGAGATTCCGGTCGACGGCAAGTCCCAGCCGACCTACCGGGCCGTCGGCCTCAAGGTCCACGAGGACATCCGCGCCACCGCCCTGGTGCCGAAGTTCCACGCCTCCACCCAGGCCGTGCGCAAGGTCCTGCCGGAGCAGGTCACGCACATGGACGCGCGCTTCAACGTCTCGCGCGCGGCCGTCATGGTCGTCGCGCTGCAGAACCACCCGGAGCTGCTGCGCGAGGGCACCCGTGACCGCCTGCACCAGCCCTACCGCGCCGACGTCCTGCCGGTGACCGCGGAGTGGGTCAACAAGCTGCGGAACCGCGGTTACGCGGCCTACCTCTCCGGCGCCGGCCCGACCGTGATGATCCTGTCGACCGAGAAGGTCGACGCGAAGATTCTCGACGAGGCCCGGGCGGACGGCCTCGGCGTCTACGAGCTCGAGATCGCCGGGCCCCTCAAGGTCACGACCGAACAGGTCTAG
- a CDS encoding helix-turn-helix transcriptional regulator — protein sequence MPQHTPPRPATELFPESLNLSPKQREVLNVLQGFDGGARAVDIANALNMHVNTARGHLDELESKGAVRVETAAAKGRGRPSLIFHVRVPDNREIANEYVSLIEVLTEIVSNQDSLSPASLEMAREIGRKWAAEMREAENPDSDLHNDQSLEVLNSKLRAMGFDPVIREADAHDTDTVIGLNSCPFITEDGELPSPFVCAMHEGFITETAGRRRTIKLTPFDAHHQCGVHLDDGQATAR from the coding sequence GTGCCACAGCACACTCCGCCCCGTCCGGCGACGGAACTATTTCCCGAGTCCCTCAACCTGAGCCCGAAGCAGCGGGAGGTACTCAACGTCCTGCAGGGCTTCGACGGCGGCGCCCGCGCCGTGGACATCGCCAACGCGCTCAACATGCACGTCAACACCGCCCGAGGCCACCTCGACGAGCTCGAGTCCAAGGGCGCCGTGCGCGTCGAGACCGCCGCCGCCAAGGGCCGGGGCCGCCCCTCCCTCATCTTCCACGTCCGCGTGCCGGACAACCGGGAGATCGCCAACGAGTACGTCTCGCTCATCGAGGTGCTGACCGAGATCGTCTCGAATCAGGACTCCCTCAGCCCCGCCTCCCTGGAAATGGCGCGGGAGATCGGGCGCAAGTGGGCCGCCGAGATGCGCGAGGCGGAGAACCCCGACAGCGACCTGCACAACGACCAGTCCCTGGAGGTGCTCAACTCCAAGCTGCGCGCCATGGGCTTCGACCCGGTCATCCGGGAGGCCGACGCCCATGACACCGACACGGTCATCGGCCTGAACTCCTGCCCCTTCATCACCGAGGACGGCGAGCTGCCCTCCCCCTTCGTGTGCGCGATGCACGAGGGCTTCATCACCGAGACCGCCGGTCGCCGGCGCACCATCAAGCTCACGCCTTTCGACGCCCATCACCAGTGCGGCGTCCACCTGGACGACGGTCAGGCGACGGCCCGCTAG
- a CDS encoding ATP-binding cassette domain-containing protein gives MNARPASSAPRPARPQVPTLFAVLALIAAAYLLTPILALGLRVPWTQLGRILLEPGTRELLRLTLTAAVLSSALALVLGVSLAVWIQSFRRGGQIARLLVLLPLAMPPVVSGLALSAAVGNRGVLQPLLDALGLQFAFQFPGVVVAHTFVSLPFVIVTVDSALRQIDREIPASAAGVGMRPREVLRRIILPTIAPAIATGTGLAFARSLGEFGTTITFAGSMPGVTRTMSLAIYLEREVDRDTAYALSAILIILAVGVLALASVPALLRRDAEPLARAIGPLDTHRLRDLTRPGAGGEEVTVDGTVFPADRISAVVGPNGSGKSTLMGLIAGRLRGAEVRIGQRGVDGGDRFVPAHERGVVLLTQRPGLPRFTTVLGALDMVTRDRRRSRELLDAAGLTDLGEVTVAALSGGQAAQVALVRALATRPRVLILDEPLAAVDVASAARWRRLLRATAADRTTILVTHDPLDVAGLSDRLVVVDGGRVVAAGPTDELLNVPPNDFLAEIAGLNRLTGFVSEKSSDNMRVNSHGLDIQGVLSEGVDPGSVTVGDQAIVTVAPEAITLRLPGHDAGIRESARNVWPATVVTVTAASAVATQVVVDLTGGGRLTVPVTRASALDLELGPGIAVECVTKALSVVVHPRG, from the coding sequence GTGAACGCCCGCCCCGCCTCCTCCGCCCCGCGCCCGGCCCGGCCACAGGTCCCCACGCTCTTCGCCGTGCTGGCGCTGATCGCCGCCGCCTACCTTCTGACGCCGATCCTCGCGCTCGGGCTGCGGGTTCCCTGGACGCAGCTGGGCCGCATCCTCCTCGAGCCCGGCACCCGGGAGCTGCTCCGGCTGACTCTCACCGCGGCGGTCCTCTCCTCCGCCCTGGCCCTGGTGCTCGGCGTCAGTCTCGCGGTGTGGATCCAGTCCTTCCGCCGGGGCGGGCAGATCGCGCGGCTGCTGGTCCTGCTTCCCTTGGCCATGCCCCCGGTGGTCTCCGGCCTCGCGCTGAGCGCGGCCGTCGGCAACCGCGGGGTGCTCCAGCCCCTGCTGGACGCGCTCGGGCTGCAGTTCGCCTTCCAGTTCCCCGGCGTGGTGGTCGCCCACACCTTCGTCTCGCTGCCCTTCGTCATCGTCACCGTGGATTCCGCGCTGCGCCAGATAGACCGGGAGATCCCGGCCTCGGCCGCGGGCGTCGGTATGCGTCCCCGGGAGGTGCTGCGCCGCATCATCCTGCCGACGATCGCCCCGGCCATCGCCACCGGCACGGGCCTGGCTTTCGCCCGCTCGCTGGGCGAGTTCGGCACCACCATCACCTTCGCCGGCTCCATGCCGGGGGTCACCCGCACGATGAGCCTGGCGATCTACCTGGAGCGTGAGGTCGACCGCGACACCGCCTACGCGCTGTCGGCGATCCTCATCATCCTCGCGGTCGGCGTGCTCGCGCTGGCCTCAGTGCCGGCGTTGCTGCGGCGGGACGCCGAACCCCTCGCCCGCGCCATCGGGCCGCTCGACACCCACCGGCTGCGCGACCTGACCCGGCCCGGGGCCGGCGGCGAGGAGGTCACCGTCGACGGGACCGTGTTCCCGGCCGATCGGATCAGCGCCGTCGTGGGCCCGAACGGATCCGGCAAGTCCACGCTGATGGGCCTGATCGCGGGGCGACTGCGGGGCGCGGAGGTCCGGATCGGCCAACGCGGCGTCGACGGCGGCGACCGCTTCGTCCCGGCCCACGAGCGGGGCGTCGTCCTGCTGACCCAGCGCCCCGGACTGCCGCGGTTCACCACGGTCCTCGGCGCGCTGGACATGGTCACCCGTGACCGGCGGCGCTCCCGCGAGCTTCTCGACGCCGCCGGCCTCACCGACCTGGGCGAGGTCACCGTCGCCGCGCTCTCCGGCGGGCAGGCCGCGCAGGTCGCTCTGGTGCGTGCGCTGGCGACGCGGCCGCGGGTCCTCATCCTCGATGAACCCCTGGCGGCCGTGGACGTCGCCTCCGCGGCGCGCTGGCGCCGACTGCTGCGCGCCACCGCCGCCGACCGCACCACCATCCTGGTCACTCACGACCCGCTGGACGTGGCCGGATTGTCCGACCGGCTGGTGGTCGTGGACGGTGGCCGGGTCGTGGCCGCGGGCCCGACCGACGAGCTCCTGAACGTGCCGCCGAATGATTTCCTCGCCGAGATCGCGGGTCTCAATCGCCTGACTGGCTTTGTTTCGGAAAAATCATCAGATAATATGAGGGTTAACTCTCACGGTCTCGATATTCAGGGAGTCCTGAGCGAGGGTGTGGACCCCGGCAGCGTGACTGTCGGGGACCAGGCCATCGTGACGGTCGCTCCCGAGGCGATCACGCTGCGGTTGCCGGGGCACGACGCGGGCATCCGCGAGTCGGCCCGCAACGTCTGGCCGGCAACCGTGGTGACGGTCACCGCGGCCAGCGCGGTCGCGACGCAGGTCGTGGTCGACCTGACCGGCGGCGGCCGCCTCACGGTACCGGTCACCCGGGCCTCGGCGCTGGATCTGGAGCTCGGGCCCGGGATTGCCGTCGAGTGCGTAACCAAGGCGTTGTCGGTGGTGGTTCATCCGCGCGGATGA
- the modA gene encoding molybdate ABC transporter substrate-binding protein, whose protein sequence is MPTTPSGLRHHATALMLAAAGLLLASCSSAGPSSATGTVEVRIFGASSTRVINDELAAAARRLDPPLDVKINNDGSGTLVTQLLEGAPADVLITADRRSMDRALADGTVGSPQELAHNSMVMVVPAGNPADVGSVADFADEGVDLVLCDPRVPCGEVSERLIDANGLRVHPVSLEGAVGDVLGKVQNGEADAGWVYRSDARAAGGDVEIIEIPQAADFPNTLFVAVATASPHPAEARRIVDLLLSEEITAALADAGFIPAA, encoded by the coding sequence ATGCCCACGACCCCGAGTGGATTGCGTCACCACGCCACCGCCCTCATGCTGGCGGCCGCCGGCCTCCTCCTCGCCTCCTGCTCGAGCGCCGGCCCGAGTTCGGCCACGGGCACGGTGGAGGTGCGGATCTTCGGGGCCTCCTCGACCAGGGTCATCAACGACGAGCTGGCGGCGGCCGCCCGGCGCCTCGATCCCCCGCTCGACGTCAAGATCAACAACGACGGCTCGGGCACGTTGGTCACCCAGCTGCTCGAGGGCGCCCCGGCCGACGTTCTCATCACCGCCGACCGACGGTCGATGGACCGCGCCCTCGCGGACGGCACCGTCGGGTCGCCGCAGGAACTGGCACACAACTCGATGGTGATGGTCGTTCCCGCCGGCAACCCCGCCGACGTCGGCTCCGTCGCCGACTTCGCCGACGAGGGCGTGGATCTCGTGTTGTGTGATCCTCGGGTGCCGTGCGGCGAGGTCTCCGAGCGGCTCATCGACGCCAACGGGCTGCGCGTCCACCCGGTGTCCCTCGAGGGGGCGGTCGGCGACGTGCTGGGCAAGGTGCAGAACGGTGAGGCCGACGCGGGCTGGGTCTACCGCAGCGACGCCCGGGCCGCCGGCGGGGACGTGGAGATCATCGAGATCCCGCAGGCCGCCGACTTCCCCAACACCCTGTTCGTCGCCGTGGCCACCGCCTCCCCGCACCCGGCCGAAGCCCGTCGCATCGTCGATCTCCTCCTCTCCGAGGAGATCACGGCGGCCCTCGCCGACGCCGGCTTCATCCCGGCGGCCTGA
- the narI gene encoding respiratory nitrate reductase subunit gamma, whose amino-acid sequence MSTFEIFLWVAYPWLTIGLCVIGFIWRWRTDQFGWTTHSSQIYESRILRLASPLFHYGIILVVLGHIMGLAIPNTWTRGLGISDEVYHWIAVIPGTIAGVMTTLGILGLLYRRIKHRTVFLSTSGSDKVMYVFLALAIFTGFWATLQTQVFTSGHGYDYRETISPWIRQLLVFNPHPELMADVPVAFKLHIIAGFTLFAVAPFTRLVHVLSAPVGYVSRPYVVYRSRDVRTTPRRSHQAWEPIRSQTERLEPSEAPSRGA is encoded by the coding sequence ATGAGTACTTTTGAAATCTTCCTTTGGGTCGCCTACCCCTGGCTCACCATCGGCCTGTGCGTCATCGGTTTCATCTGGCGCTGGCGGACCGACCAGTTCGGCTGGACGACCCACTCCTCCCAGATCTACGAGTCCAGGATCCTGCGTCTGGCCTCCCCGCTCTTCCACTACGGCATCATCCTGGTCGTGCTGGGCCACATCATGGGCCTGGCCATCCCCAACACCTGGACCCGCGGCCTGGGCATCTCCGACGAGGTCTACCACTGGATCGCGGTGATCCCGGGCACCATCGCCGGCGTCATGACCACCCTGGGCATCCTGGGCCTGCTCTACCGGCGCATCAAGCACCGCACGGTGTTCCTGTCGACCTCCGGCTCCGACAAGGTCATGTACGTCTTCCTGGCGCTGGCCATCTTCACCGGCTTCTGGGCGACGCTTCAGACCCAGGTCTTCACCTCCGGCCACGGCTACGACTACCGCGAGACCATCAGCCCGTGGATCCGTCAGCTGCTGGTCTTCAACCCGCACCCGGAGCTCATGGCCGACGTGCCCGTCGCTTTCAAGCTGCACATCATCGCCGGCTTCACCCTCTTCGCGGTCGCTCCCTTCACCCGTCTGGTGCACGTTCTCTCCGCCCCGGTCGGCTACGTCAGCCGCCCCTACGTGGTCTACCGTTCCCGCGACGTGCGCACCACCCCGCGCCGCAGCCACCAGGCCTGGGAGCCGATCCGCTCGCAGACCGAGCGGCTCGAGCCCTCGGAGGCGCCCTCCCGCGGCGCGTGA
- the narJ gene encoding nitrate reductase molybdenum cofactor assembly chaperone has protein sequence MALPPTAGRRTPGGRVPHDVTAAVAVTDEQRRLVAMATSLLLDYPDEAEVLGLLDTVDAQLPLLPGAIADQLASFTRHARDLGARGLTEHYVETFDQKRRCSLFLSYYTAGDTRQRGTAILAFRQALEQLGFEELTDELPDHLTVILEAIARSEGRVHEETVELLAAHRDGIEVLRSALQNLGSPYSHVVVAVAMAMPEIDEDTANSYIDLIRSGPPAEMVGINATLPFPSAQPDLL, from the coding sequence ATGGCCCTGCCCCCCACAGCGGGTCGACGCACCCCGGGCGGCCGAGTCCCGCACGACGTCACGGCGGCGGTGGCCGTCACCGACGAGCAGCGCCGTCTGGTCGCCATGGCCACTTCCCTGCTGCTGGACTACCCGGACGAGGCGGAGGTGCTCGGCCTGCTCGACACCGTCGACGCGCAGCTGCCGCTGCTGCCCGGCGCCATCGCCGATCAGCTGGCCAGCTTCACGAGGCACGCCCGTGACCTCGGCGCCCGCGGCCTGACCGAGCACTACGTGGAGACCTTCGACCAGAAGCGTCGCTGCTCGCTGTTCCTGTCGTACTACACCGCCGGCGACACCCGGCAGCGCGGCACCGCGATCCTGGCCTTCCGCCAGGCGCTGGAACAGCTCGGTTTTGAGGAGCTGACCGATGAGCTCCCCGATCATCTCACCGTCATCCTCGAGGCCATCGCCCGCTCGGAGGGCCGCGTCCACGAGGAGACCGTCGAGCTGCTGGCGGCGCACCGGGACGGCATCGAGGTACTGCGCAGCGCGCTGCAGAACCTCGGCTCTCCTTACTCCCACGTCGTGGTGGCGGTGGCCATGGCCATGCCGGAGATTGACGAAGACACCGCCAACAGCTACATCGACCTCATCCGCTCCGGTCCGCCGGCGGAGATGGTCGGCATCAACGCCACCCTTCCGTTCCCGTCCGCTCAGCCGGACCTCCTCTGA